One genomic region from Nitrospirota bacterium encodes:
- a CDS encoding transposase: MARPLRIEYLGAFYHITSRGNDRKNIFKSARDREKFLSYLASSTERYGAVIHVYCLMTNHYHLLLETPLGNLSQIMRHINGAYTTYFNTRRQRDGHLFQGRYKAIVVDADEYAGELSRYIHLNPVRAGMVEVPEEYQWSSYQYYIGHGKKPQWLKTDFILDYFGKKVSTAQKRYRKFANAFVNRKYVSPLEETVASTILGRINFVDEIKDRYLDGKKVDRNLPALAELTTGPTIEEISNEVKVVMEEDPVLSRKASLYLCHRYSRRTLKEIGSYFGIGESAVSQASHRFKLTLDNDRKLRKKINSISKRLNL, translated from the coding sequence ATGGCAAGGCCCTTGCGGATAGAATATCTTGGTGCGTTTTACCATATTACATCGAGGGGTAACGACCGAAAGAACATATTCAAAAGTGCAAGGGACAGGGAGAAGTTTCTATCCTATTTGGCATCCTCTACCGAGCGATATGGAGCAGTAATACATGTCTATTGTTTGATGACCAACCATTATCATCTCTTATTAGAAACACCCTTAGGTAACCTGTCACAGATAATGCGGCATATAAACGGTGCATATACAACATACTTTAACACCAGGCGACAAAGGGATGGGCATCTATTTCAGGGGAGGTATAAGGCAATTGTAGTAGATGCTGATGAATATGCAGGAGAGCTCTCCCGTTATATTCATTTAAATCCAGTCAGGGCCGGCATGGTAGAAGTGCCGGAAGAATACCAATGGTCAAGTTACCAATACTATATTGGTCACGGAAAGAAACCTCAGTGGCTTAAGACGGATTTTATTTTGGACTATTTTGGCAAAAAGGTATCCACAGCGCAGAAGAGATACCGTAAATTTGCAAATGCCTTTGTTAACAGGAAGTACGTAAGTCCATTAGAAGAGACAGTGGCTTCAACTATTCTTGGAAGGATTAATTTTGTTGATGAAATAAAGGATAGGTATCTCGACGGCAAAAAGGTTGACCGCAATCTACCAGCATTAGCAGAGCTAACCACCGGGCCAACGATTGAAGAAATATCCAATGAGGTAAAAGTGGTAATGGAAGAGGATCCGGTACTTTCCAGGAAAGCAAGTCTATATCTCTGCCACAGGTATAGCAGAAGGACACTGAAGGAAATCGGGAGTTATTTCGGCATTGGTGAGTCTGCTGTATCTCAGGCAAGCCACAGGTTTAAACTGACATTAGACAATGATAGGAAGCTTAGAA